Proteins found in one Paenibacillus wynnii genomic segment:
- a CDS encoding VanZ family protein has product MDLISIISRVAPYALVALIAAVIFIGGALLGYRFYRKRGGKYTVTKMQFAAFFLLITWLSVVLGLTMFSRGANFKGWINFTLFSDYVNAWNKWSLSELQLIIFNMLMFMPLGFLLPMLGKRLRRFTPVLITTILVTVFVETTQMLTGTGIFELNDIFHNTIGSIAGYLLVAAILSCIERKKLTVKPLLGVLVIPLVFTVIFSGAAIVYHAKELGNLPIRPAIPQDTSEGKIQINLDLPETAEPVAMYYNKNIHNVEYGEKVLSIVKEQFLLDQIGARRIDGSNRVYSLRDDLGLEYYFTFSLSDGSWTLTKNEHSEKLPKEETLRNQRQIIEKWFIESELMPSDSEFSVQNKDTLRWDKEAPNDIHLRNSSYSGGIIMVQISDDLVVPQSMFYAMVDFSYVRNVDIISPMEAFEQVKRGNFEQYNDLKEDYLLSIDNYSLTYVYDTKGYYRPAYQFEGTLDEEDWSCLIPAM; this is encoded by the coding sequence ATGGATTTAATAAGTATAATATCAAGAGTTGCGCCCTATGCTTTGGTGGCACTAATTGCGGCGGTCATATTCATTGGCGGTGCTCTCTTAGGATACCGATTCTACAGAAAAAGGGGCGGCAAGTATACTGTCACTAAAATGCAATTTGCCGCTTTTTTCTTGCTTATCACCTGGCTTAGTGTAGTCTTAGGGTTAACTATGTTCAGCCGAGGTGCAAATTTCAAAGGTTGGATTAATTTCACGCTTTTTAGTGACTACGTCAATGCATGGAATAAATGGTCTTTAAGCGAATTACAGCTTATTATCTTTAATATGCTGATGTTTATGCCTTTAGGTTTTTTGCTTCCCATGTTAGGGAAACGTTTGCGTCGCTTTACACCCGTTTTAATCACCACCATTTTAGTCACCGTTTTTGTAGAAACTACACAAATGCTTACAGGGACTGGTATTTTCGAACTGAATGATATTTTCCATAACACAATCGGGAGCATAGCCGGATATTTACTTGTTGCTGCAATCCTTTCATGTATAGAACGAAAGAAGTTAACAGTAAAGCCTTTACTTGGAGTGCTTGTAATACCGCTTGTTTTCACCGTTATATTTTCTGGTGCCGCCATTGTTTACCACGCAAAAGAGCTTGGCAATCTTCCTATACGCCCTGCTATTCCTCAAGATACATCCGAGGGCAAAATCCAGATTAACTTAGATTTACCTGAAACAGCTGAGCCGGTAGCAATGTATTACAATAAGAATATCCATAATGTTGAATACGGCGAAAAGGTACTATCTATTGTAAAGGAGCAATTCCTACTGGATCAGATTGGAGCCAGACGCATTGATGGCAGTAATCGAGTTTATTCTCTAAGAGATGATTTAGGATTAGAGTATTATTTTACCTTCTCTTTGTCTGACGGAAGCTGGACACTAACGAAAAATGAACACTCAGAAAAACTCCCGAAAGAAGAAACCTTGCGAAATCAACGGCAAATCATTGAAAAGTGGTTTATTGAAAGCGAACTTATGCCGTCAGATTCAGAATTCAGTGTACAAAACAAGGACACACTCCGATGGGACAAAGAGGCCCCCAATGATATTCACCTAAGAAACAGCAGCTATTCCGGCGGTATTATCATGGTGCAGATTTCTGATGATTTGGTGGTTCCCCAATCGATGTTCTATGCAATGGTTGATTTTTCCTATGTTCGAAATGTGGATATCATTTCACCAATGGAAGCCTTTGAGCAAGTGAAAAGGGGCAATTTCGAGCAATACAATGACCTAAAAGAAGATTATCTGCTTAGCATTGACAATTACAGTCTCACCTATGTTTATGATACAAAAGGGTATTATCGTCCTGCATATCAGTTTGAAGGCACTTTGGACGAGGAAGACTGGAGCTGTCTCATACCCGCCATGTGA
- a CDS encoding imm11 family protein, with translation MQFETYRSRKACDCTGVGSNYPIFSDRAVQVLAPYLNSNVELLPLQHPIKNFYAVNVISLLDGLDYKHSEIEFVEGHPNFVKNVSRYAFKIEVIHDYPIFRFLNTDVDVYMSQTYLKRRLEKMD, from the coding sequence GTGCAATTTGAAACCTACCGATCTCGTAAAGCCTGTGACTGCACCGGAGTTGGTAGTAACTACCCAATTTTTAGCGATCGTGCCGTTCAAGTACTTGCTCCTTATTTGAATTCCAATGTTGAGTTGCTACCATTGCAACATCCGATCAAGAACTTCTATGCAGTCAATGTCATTTCGCTTTTAGATGGACTAGATTACAAACATTCCGAAATAGAGTTCGTAGAAGGACACCCAAACTTCGTTAAAAATGTAAGTAGGTACGCATTTAAAATTGAAGTCATCCACGATTATCCGATTTTTAGATTCCTGAATACAGACGTCGACGTGTATATGTCTCAGACGTATTTAAAGAGGCGGTTGGAAAAAATGGATTGA
- a CDS encoding MazG-like family protein, producing MIDLLQLQKRVYQNKIAKGFNVTDIFQEFCFIYGELSEACEAYLKKKDDLGEELADVALYLIGLSELLGINLEEEIVNKMEKMKKENM from the coding sequence ATGATTGATTTATTACAGTTACAAAAAAGAGTTTATCAGAATAAAATTGCGAAAGGATTTAATGTTACTGATATTTTTCAAGAATTTTGTTTTATATATGGCGAATTATCAGAAGCTTGCGAAGCTTATCTGAAAAAGAAAGACGATTTGGGAGAAGAATTGGCTGATGTTGCACTTTACTTAATAGGACTATCGGAACTTCTAGGAATTAACTTGGAAGAAGAGATAGTGAATAAAATGGAAAAAATGAAAAAAGAAAATATGTAA
- a CDS encoding GNAT family N-acetyltransferase, protein MIETKRLIIREMVQSDYDALCGILCDEEVMRAAYESAFNLEEAQNWLNRHLKRYEEYGFGLWAVVLKETNEMIGQCGLTMQGWREKEILEIGFLFQKAYWHKGYATEAAIACKEYAFSVLNANRVYSIIRDTNIASQKVAVRNGMNIIDKDTKIFRNIDMEFFLYSVERTNLA, encoded by the coding sequence TTGATAGAAACAAAACGTCTTATAATTAGAGAAATGGTGCAGTCCGATTATGATGCATTGTGCGGAATATTGTGTGATGAGGAAGTAATGCGTGCTGCTTATGAGAGTGCATTCAACTTAGAAGAAGCACAAAATTGGCTTAACAGACATCTTAAAAGATATGAAGAGTATGGTTTTGGACTTTGGGCTGTTGTATTAAAAGAAACAAACGAAATGATTGGTCAATGTGGCTTGACAATGCAAGGCTGGAGAGAAAAAGAAATTTTGGAAATAGGATTTTTGTTTCAAAAAGCGTATTGGCACAAAGGTTACGCAACAGAAGCGGCAATTGCTTGCAAGGAATACGCTTTCTCAGTTCTTAATGCAAATAGGGTTTATTCTATTATTAGGGACACAAATATAGCCTCTCAAAAAGTTGCTGTTCGAAACGGTATGAATATTATTGATAAAGATACTAAGATTTTTAGGAATATAGATATGGAATTTTTTCTGTATTCTGTAGAGCGAACAAATTTAGCTTAA
- a CDS encoding discoidin domain-containing protein, with product MRNKYVVWTLVGIMLITTLFMGIGPLVSVSAAGGPNLTLGKNITTSGQSQTYSPNNVKDSNQGTYWESSNNAFPQWIQVDLGADTSIDQIVLKIPADWGTRTQTMAVQGSTNGSTFTNMVGSTNYVFNPSVAGNSVTITFAATSTRYVRLNVTGNTGWPAAQVSEFEIYGTNGTTPTPSPTATPSGTYQAESAALSGGAKVNTDHTGYSGSGFVDGYWTQGATTTFSVNVPAAGNRNVTLKYANASGSTKTISIYVNGIKIRQSSLPNLANWDTWGSQVEALALNAGNNTITYKYDSGDSGNVNIDQITVAATISTPTPTPTVTPTPTVTPTPTVTPTPTVTPTPTPTVTPPPAGNRGASVPYSRYDTDDSTRGGAATLKTAPTFDQALIASEASGQRYVALPSNGSYLEWKVRQGQGGAGVTMRFTMPDSSDGMGLNGSLDAYVNGVKVKTISLTSYYSWQYFSGDMPGDAPSAGRPLFRFDEVHWKLNTPLQPGDTIRIQKNNGDSLEYGVDFIEIEPVPTAIARPANSVSVVEYGAVANDSMDDLAAFKATVNAAVASGKTMYIPEGTFNLSSMWEIGSANNMINNITITGAGLWHTNIQFTNPNAAGGGISLRISGKLDFSNIYLNSNLRSRYGQNAIYKGFMDNFGTNSIIHDVWVEHFECGMWVGDYAHTPAIYANGLIVENSRIRNNLADGINFSQGTSNSIVRNSNVRNNGDDGLAVWPSNANGVTVGNNNTFSYNTIENNWRAAAIAFFGGSGHKADHNYIIDTVGGSGLRMNTVFPGYHFQNNTGIVFSDTTIITSGTSKDLYGGERGAIDLEASNDSIKNVTFTNIDIINTQRDAIQLGYGGGFANIVFNNININGTGLDGVTTSRFSGPHQGSAIYTYTGNGSATFNNLTTSNIANPNINYIQSGFNLIIQ from the coding sequence ATGCGCAACAAGTATGTCGTATGGACGCTTGTAGGAATCATGTTAATCACAACTTTGTTCATGGGTATCGGGCCGCTAGTTTCGGTCTCAGCAGCTGGAGGACCAAACTTAACGCTAGGGAAAAACATAACCACAAGTGGCCAATCTCAAACTTACAGCCCGAACAACGTAAAAGACAGTAATCAAGGCACGTATTGGGAAAGTTCCAACAATGCCTTTCCACAATGGATTCAAGTGGATTTGGGTGCAGATACGAGCATTGACCAAATCGTTCTGAAAATCCCCGCAGATTGGGGCACACGGACACAAACGATGGCCGTTCAAGGCAGCACGAACGGCTCAACGTTCACGAATATGGTTGGCTCCACGAATTATGTATTCAATCCATCGGTTGCCGGCAACTCGGTTACAATCACTTTTGCAGCTACCAGTACGCGCTACGTTCGCCTTAACGTAACAGGCAACACTGGCTGGCCGGCAGCACAGGTATCTGAATTCGAAATTTACGGCACTAATGGTACAACGCCGACCCCATCGCCTACAGCGACGCCTTCCGGCACTTACCAGGCTGAGTCAGCCGCACTGTCAGGTGGAGCGAAAGTGAACACGGATCATACGGGCTACTCTGGTTCCGGCTTTGTTGATGGCTATTGGACACAAGGTGCGACCACAACCTTCTCCGTAAACGTGCCGGCGGCAGGCAACCGCAATGTGACGTTAAAGTACGCTAACGCGAGCGGCAGCACGAAGACAATAAGCATCTACGTTAACGGTATAAAAATCCGCCAATCCTCACTGCCTAACCTGGCAAACTGGGATACGTGGGGCAGTCAGGTGGAAGCGCTAGCACTTAATGCCGGCAATAACACAATCACGTATAAATACGACTCCGGCGATTCCGGTAACGTCAACATTGATCAAATTACTGTAGCAGCGACGATCTCTACACCAACTCCAACACCTACAGTGACACCAACACCAACGGTAACGCCAACACCAACGGTGACACCAACACCGACGGTGACGCCAACACCGACACCAACAGTAACACCACCTCCAGCTGGTAACCGCGGGGCAAGTGTACCTTATAGCCGATATGATACTGACGATTCTACACGCGGCGGTGCAGCTACTCTGAAGACCGCACCGACATTTGATCAAGCCCTGATTGCTTCGGAAGCTTCTGGTCAGCGCTATGTAGCACTTCCTTCGAACGGCTCCTATCTGGAGTGGAAAGTCAGACAGGGTCAAGGCGGTGCAGGAGTCACCATGAGATTTACCATGCCCGACTCTTCAGATGGTATGGGTCTTAACGGTTCACTCGACGCTTACGTCAATGGCGTTAAGGTCAAGACCATATCTTTGACATCCTATTACAGCTGGCAGTACTTCTCTGGTGATATGCCAGGAGACGCACCTAGCGCAGGACGGCCGCTTTTCCGTTTTGATGAAGTGCACTGGAAATTGAATACTCCACTCCAACCGGGCGACACCATCCGAATCCAGAAGAACAATGGTGACAGCCTGGAATATGGTGTGGATTTCATTGAGATCGAGCCTGTTCCTACTGCGATTGCCCGTCCAGCCAACTCAGTATCAGTGGTTGAATACGGTGCTGTTGCGAATGATAGTATGGATGATCTTGCAGCATTTAAAGCGACTGTAAATGCAGCAGTTGCATCCGGCAAAACGATGTATATTCCCGAAGGAACATTCAACCTTAGCAGTATGTGGGAAATCGGTTCTGCCAACAATATGATCAATAACATCACGATCACAGGGGCGGGATTATGGCATACGAACATTCAGTTTACCAATCCTAATGCGGCTGGTGGTGGAATCTCGCTTCGTATCTCAGGTAAGCTTGATTTCAGCAATATCTATCTGAATTCGAATTTGCGGTCACGATATGGTCAGAATGCGATCTATAAAGGGTTTATGGACAACTTTGGAACCAATTCTATTATTCATGATGTCTGGGTAGAGCATTTTGAGTGTGGGATGTGGGTAGGGGATTACGCTCATACTCCGGCGATCTATGCAAATGGACTGATTGTGGAGAATAGCCGTATCCGGAATAACCTTGCTGATGGAATTAACTTTTCCCAAGGAACTAGCAATTCTATCGTTCGCAATAGCAATGTGCGGAATAACGGGGATGACGGTCTTGCCGTTTGGCCGAGTAATGCAAATGGTGTAACTGTGGGTAATAACAACACCTTCTCTTATAACACAATCGAGAACAACTGGCGTGCAGCAGCTATTGCATTCTTTGGAGGCAGCGGACACAAGGCAGATCACAATTACATCATTGACACCGTTGGTGGTTCCGGGCTAAGAATGAATACCGTGTTCCCCGGATACCATTTTCAGAACAATACCGGCATTGTATTCTCGGATACGACCATTATAACGAGTGGTACCAGTAAAGATCTCTACGGCGGTGAACGAGGAGCTATCGATTTGGAAGCTTCTAATGACTCCATCAAGAACGTAACGTTTACCAACATTGATATCATCAATACGCAACGCGATGCTATCCAATTGGGTTACGGTGGTGGATTCGCAAACATCGTATTTAACAACATTAATATTAATGGTACGGGTCTAGATGGCGTAACAACCTCACGGTTCTCCGGACCCCATCAAGGTTCAGCGATCTACACCTATACAGGCAATGGCTCCGCAACGTTCAACAACCTGACAACCAGTAACATTGCTAACCCGAATATCAATTACATTCAGAGCGGATTTAATCTAATCATCCAGTAG
- a CDS encoding TetR family transcriptional regulator codes for MSPKISDDQKEQRRRKILEAAKQVFIDKGYEPATLKDIVEEAGMSRGWIYLYFQTKEEIFEALLDLQDSEYERYIESLLAEKPLIWEVIQTTFTQQKKELLLPERGSLMPAFYEYFLTGWRKEQRRSLLLKRYENGITLFEKLLQLGVDQQEFAPIMPIGDIARIIASFQEGIMTHTFAVGSEQAHTENQLAAMTNYLNQLLSPM; via the coding sequence ATGTCGCCAAAAATATCCGATGATCAAAAAGAACAACGAAGAAGAAAAATTCTAGAGGCTGCCAAGCAGGTATTTATCGACAAAGGTTATGAGCCGGCAACCCTTAAGGATATTGTGGAAGAAGCAGGCATGAGCCGAGGATGGATCTATCTTTATTTTCAAACGAAGGAAGAAATATTTGAAGCCCTGCTTGACCTTCAAGACTCGGAATATGAGCGCTACATTGAGTCTCTCTTAGCTGAAAAGCCCCTTATATGGGAAGTGATTCAAACCACATTCACCCAGCAGAAGAAGGAGCTTCTGTTACCTGAGCGCGGAAGTCTTATGCCGGCCTTTTATGAGTATTTTCTTACAGGGTGGCGGAAAGAACAACGAAGAAGCTTGCTATTGAAACGCTATGAGAACGGAATTACCCTTTTCGAAAAGCTTTTGCAGCTCGGAGTAGATCAACAGGAATTTGCGCCTATTATGCCTATTGGGGACATCGCTAGAATTATCGCATCGTTTCAAGAAGGAATAATGACTCATACTTTCGCAGTAGGTTCGGAGCAAGCTCATACAGAAAACCAGCTAGCAGCGATGACTAACTACTTAAATCAACTGCTATCCCCCATGTAA
- a CDS encoding MFS transporter produces the protein MRALFRNPTFTKLFLAAFASQFGSVVGNMAFAYYLVDRYSSRPDLATTAELMYSLPTFAVFWIVGVVADLLDRKLIAAYSDWIRAGLTVVLLLFVHYDAIFACFVVLFLRSAISKFFGPAEMGLLQGSIGREQYVQATGLNQMIMGLFMIFGLSLGALSYHFVGVKGAIVIDGLSFIFSGILILCCRFPEEVRMPNGKKTLRDVRFPLIIKDFRQGISYIVKHKLLRVLISGFLFFGIVNGVFAVLPIFTMKYKLSPDNYMVLSSLITMSLGIGVLIGSFAAPSLIRRFTRTKILITGLFISSVLVVVLGSTNQIGVYLAVTFLMGINLSPVNISLGSWMPELITPQNMGRVNALTEPIMMFGHSLALGIVTFTFPTFITITWLHYLLGICTFVVFLFYSMVLPPLANKLSSQELLRVEQNL, from the coding sequence ATGCGTGCACTCTTTCGCAATCCTACGTTTACCAAACTATTCTTAGCCGCCTTTGCCTCTCAGTTTGGCAGTGTTGTTGGGAATATGGCTTTTGCCTATTATCTGGTGGATCGATACAGCAGTCGCCCTGATTTGGCCACTACAGCGGAGTTGATGTATTCATTGCCTACGTTTGCGGTATTCTGGATTGTTGGAGTTGTGGCTGATCTACTCGACCGGAAGTTAATCGCCGCATACAGCGACTGGATTCGGGCTGGATTGACCGTGGTGCTCCTCCTCTTTGTGCATTACGATGCCATATTCGCTTGCTTCGTTGTCTTATTCCTACGCAGTGCGATTTCAAAGTTTTTTGGACCTGCGGAAATGGGCTTGCTCCAGGGAAGTATAGGGCGAGAGCAGTATGTTCAGGCGACAGGCTTAAATCAGATGATTATGGGACTGTTTATGATTTTTGGATTGAGCTTGGGAGCGTTGTCGTATCACTTTGTAGGAGTTAAAGGGGCTATCGTTATCGACGGGTTGAGCTTTATCTTTTCCGGAATCCTTATATTATGTTGCCGCTTCCCGGAAGAGGTCCGTATGCCAAACGGTAAAAAAACCTTACGAGATGTAAGGTTTCCACTGATAATCAAAGACTTCCGTCAAGGAATTTCGTATATTGTGAAACACAAGCTGCTGCGTGTTCTGATATCGGGTTTTCTTTTTTTTGGGATCGTCAATGGGGTGTTCGCGGTGCTGCCTATCTTTACAATGAAATACAAACTTAGTCCGGACAATTATATGGTGCTCTCTTCACTCATTACCATGTCTCTAGGAATCGGTGTTTTAATAGGCAGTTTTGCAGCCCCTTCTCTGATCCGGAGGTTTACAAGAACCAAAATACTGATTACAGGTTTGTTTATTTCAAGTGTACTGGTAGTTGTGCTCGGATCGACGAATCAGATTGGAGTGTACCTAGCTGTCACTTTCCTTATGGGAATCAATCTTTCACCTGTAAATATATCATTAGGCAGTTGGATGCCTGAACTAATTACTCCGCAAAATATGGGAAGAGTGAATGCACTGACGGAACCCATTATGATGTTCGGCCACTCGCTGGCACTAGGTATTGTCACTTTCACCTTTCCGACTTTTATCACCATTACCTGGCTTCACTATTTACTTGGGATATGCACTTTTGTCGTTTTCCTTTTTTATTCTATGGTTCTGCCCCCGTTAGCTAACAAGCTATCCTCACAGGAGCTACTGCGGGTTGAGCAAAATTTATGA